From the Microcoleus sp. FACHB-672 genome, the window TGAGCAGGCGATCAAAAACTTGCGATACGCCATCAATCAAAATCCTGATTTATACAGCAAACTCGCTAAAAAAGACGCAAAATTTAATGCGATTCGCACAGATAATCGGTTTTTGACGTTAATTGCAGGTAACGAGGGTAATGATTGATAGGGGCATGGGGCATGGGGCATTGGGCATTGGGCATGGGAAATTTTCACCCCCTCGCCCCTCCCTAGTCCCTAGTCCCTAGCTACTCCCAATTCTCATATACTGAGAATTAGAAGCTATTCCGTGTACCGCTGTCCTTATGAGTCCCTATCAAGCCTTTCACGCGCTACGCATCCCTAGCGGTCATAATGACGTAATGGCGAGTTATAACAAAAATTTGGAATGCCGGCCCGATGGCTACTGGGCTTTGTATCAGCGCGGGAATGCCCTGCGGCAGACTGGTCTTTATGAGGACGCCCTTGATAGTTACGAAGAAGCCTTAGCCTGCCGGTCGGATGACTACCGCGCGTGGCATCAACGTGGAAACGCACTGGCAGAATTAGGCCGGTATGACGATGCCATTGGCAGCTATGACAAAGCGTTGGCCCTCAAACCGGCACACTACTGGAGTTGGTATCAGCGGGGTCATGCGTTGCGTAATGCAGGCCGGTATTACGACGCCGTTGCCAGCTTCAACAAAGCTTTGGAAATTCGACCAGATGACTACTGGACTTTGTATCATCGGGCAAGCATTTTTCTGTATAACCTGAACCGCTCTCAGGAAGCGCTTGCCGGCTACGATCAAGCTTTGGAACTGCGGCCAAACGACTACTGGAGTTGGTACAGGCGGAGTATTGCTCTATTTGGCCTAAGTCACTATCAAGATGCCATTGCCAGCTATGATCAAGCCTTGGAACTGAGGCCGCGCGACTATTGGGCCACTTACCGGCAGGGCGACGCCTTACTGGGGTTAGGCAGATATGAAGATGCCATTGCCGGCTATGATCGCGCCGTCGAAATTCAACCCGACTACCCAGACGCCTGGGTTTATCGGGGTCTAGCGTTGCAGCTTTCAGGCAGAACTTGCGATGCCATTGCCAGCTACGATCAAGCGCTGGAACTCGATTCTTATGTCTCCGATGCCTGGTATGGCAAGGCTTGCTGTTATGCCTCGCAGGGTGATGTGCGGCAAACAATCGAACACCTGCAAAAAGTGTTTGAGCTTAGTCAGGATGAGTACCGACAGCAAGCCACCGCTGAGCCGGCTTTTGATGCGATTCGCGAGTCGGAGGAGTTTCAGGCATTGCTACAAAATTAATTCTTTAGATAAGTCTGTTGGGTAGAGCAAAGCGAAATTTAATACCGGCAAGCATCTTAGACGTTGGGTTGAGAACCGTCCGTTTCATTGCGCCCAACCTACATCTGTCCCACTCTCCCACTCAGCACTCCCCATTAACACCCCCTGCAAAAGCGTTTGCCGGCAAAGTATTAAATAAACTTTTTGTTTAAGGCGATTTTATAAGTTAATCGACTCAATGTTTTTCAATAACAAGTCTCAATTAGATTTTTTACTTCTTGTAAAATGTTGATTAAAAAAACAACATAATGAGCCAATTTGCGCTATAATAAAAGAGGTTGTAAAACCTTACAAAATGCGGAAATTAGAAGCCCATATAAATCAGTAAATTCACTCGTTTGAGTGAGGGGTATTTACCCATAAAATATAGAGAGTTCCGAGCGAAGACTCAAACAAAGCTCGCTCTCCACAAACTGGAAAGCTAAGTTGTTTTACCAACTTATTTAAACAGATATTCGGTTGATTAAATTCGAGTGAGTATCACAGCAGAAATGCAGAGTCAACGCAGGCATGAGTTATGGATAATAAGCGCTTAATAGATATCATCGAACCCCGCACCCTTAATATCACCCTGTCTGATATTGCTCAGGGGGTGAGGAGACCGATTGAGCAACTTTATTTTCCCCGGCCCAAACCGGAAGATGAAACACCCGAAGATGCCTGGAAATGGGCGGCGCTGTTCCTAATTGTCGTGTCAGGTGAAGGAGGCCGGTTTGGCAGTTATCGTTCCTTGCCATGCTGGTTGGAAGCAGTCAAGGAATTGCTTGCTAATTGTGATAATTGGCGAGTTTTAGAAGAGCTGATTTTGCTCGTAGAAAGTGACTTGGAAACCTACCGCTATTCAGAAATACAGCGAGAGCGGTTGCGGGATTTCTTGGATGAGCAAAAGTATAGGCTGAAAGACTTAAGAGAGCAAAATGCCGGATTAGATAATGCTTGGGAGTGGGCGAAAGGTTGGGTGCCGGTGATCAAGTCTTGTCTGAACGAGGAATCACTAAATATTGCCTTGCAACTCTACAAATCCCAGAAAGCTCAATTTGAAGAGTATCCAGAAGTGCTGGACTGGGTGTTAGAAGTCGGGCGAGAACAGCGGGCGTCTTTGCGGACTTTGTAAGCGTTCTAGTGAGATTTCAGAAGTAAATTGCGAGGCGATAAAAATCTAGGCGAGTAGCAAGCCGATTATAAAATTAGTAAAATTTAAAGTCCGCAGTCGCGGACTTTCTTTTTATAGCCGGGCTTTCAATTCAAAAATTTTATTTATGTAAAATTCTCTATTCGCTAAAATAGTGCCGGCATCAGCATCGTTTCTCAGGCAATTCTGTTGATAATAAAGTCAATTAATTGTGTTTTTAAAGCCTCACGCCCTCAGCTTCGTATTTAAAAGTAAAAGGCACAGCAGTTTTTAAGTCATTCATCTGAATGCATAAATAAAACAATAAGTCAAGGTATCAGATTCCTCCAACCGGCCCACTTAACAGATATGCAGTGAGGCAGTAATTACCAGAGTGGGTAGCGAGGGCAGCTTTTTTCTGCTAAATTTGCATCGTTAAGTCGCTGCCACGATTAATCTAGAAGTAGAAAACCTTCTATTTCAGTGGGAAAATCCCAGCAAACCTAAAAAATTGCTAACAACTTACTAGAATGAAAAGCCGCATCCTTCGGGTTTATGCCGATACATCTGTGTTTTGCGGCATCTGCGACGAGGAATTTGAACAAGCGAGTCGAGCCTTTTTCCGTCAAGTTCAGAGTGGGCGCTTCCGCCTCGTCACCTCCGTAGTTGTGCAAAATGAAATAGAGTCGGCACCGGCAGAGGTTCAGGAACTCTTTGAAAAAATTCTTGGGATCGCAGGAATTGTCAACCTGACTGAAAGCGTTCTGCTACTCCAGCAAGCTTACCTAGATGCAGCAATTGTTACCCCAACCCTAGCCATTGATGCCCTTCATGTTGCAATGGCAACCGTTTCCGAGTGTTCTGCCCTTGTGAGTTGGGACTTTAAGCACATCACCCATTTTAAAAAAATTCGCCTTTATAACGCGATTAATTTATTGGAAGGATACTCTCAAATTGCCATTTACTCACCTTTACAAGTCATTCCTTATGAAGACGAACAAGAAATTTGATTGTGTGGAAATGAAACGCCAAGGCACCGAGCGTATTCTAGATAAAATTAAAGACATGAACCCAGAAGAGCAGCTAGCTTACTGGCAGGAACACACAGAAGCTTTGCGGAAGCGCCAGCAAACTAAACGCCGGGATAACTTAAAAGCCGGTTTGATAGCGGTTGATTCCCCCGCCGTTAGCTTTCCAACCCGAACCAAAACATTCGACTGCGTGCGGATGAAAAGAGCAGGAAATCAAAAAATATTTGAAATAATAAAAGATATGACCCTAGAGGAAGAACTCGCCTACTGGCAAGACGCCACGGAAAAACTGCGCCGGCAGCAACAAGCTGTTCGCCGGCACAACCTGGTTTCAGGCAACTCAATCTAGCAATGGAAAACTTACGCTCTCTTGAAGAAGCCCTTATGCAATACGATCAGCAGCTCACCACTCACCCAGACAACTACAAAGCTTGGAACAACCGAGGCGTTGCCCTAGAAAAATTGGGTCGCTATGAAGATGCGATCGCCAGCTACGACAAAGCCTTAGCCCTTCAACCCGATCTCCCGGAAACTTGGAACAATCGAGGTATTGCACTCGCTGAACTCAACCGTCATCAAGACGCACTGAGATGCTACGACCAAGCTTTAACCCTGCAACCGAATCTATCTCAAGCTTGGAACAATCGCGGCATTTCCCTGCGGAAACTTGGTCGCTACCAAGCAGCCGTTGCTAGTCATGATAAAGCCATCGCGATTCAACCCAACGACTGGCAAGCTTGGAACAATCGCGGCATCGCCTTATATGAATCAGGTCGTTACCGAGACGCACTGATCAGCTACGACAAATCTTTAGTCATTAAACCCAACAATTGCGAAACTTGGACAAACCGAGGCAATGCCTTGGGGAAACTTGGCCGCTATGAAAATGCCATCGACAGCTACGGCGAAGCTTTAACAATCCAACCGGATCAAGCGCTAATTTGGTATAACAAAGCTTGCTGTTACGCACTACAGCGTCAAGTAGATCTAGCTATTGAAAACCTACAAACTGCTATTAATTTAAATTCTGAACGATATATAGAAATGGCGAAGACAGATTCGGATTTTGATAAAATTCGCCGAGATGTAAGGTTTCGAGTTTTACTTCGAGGGCCAGTCAGTTAAATGTTTAATGCCGGCAGCAACGACAGATAAAAAAGAAAGTAAAACTTACAACTTTATGAAGCCTGAGCCTACAACTTAGTCTCTTTCAGTTTTAATTAACTCCTCACACTTCAGAGCCGGCAGCAGGAAGAACAGTAACAATCGGGGATGACATTTCGTCTAATTTTGACAGATCACTTCCTCCCAACTGTACAGCTCAATCTACAGTTGCTTATAAGATACGGATATCTGCTGTTTTGAATGGTAAATCATAATGCTTATGTCTTCTGATGCCGCTAGCATGAAAAGCCTCGAAAAGAGCGACCCTAAATTTTTAGAACTGAACACTCGTCTGACAGAGATCGACGACATCGAATCAGCAGCAGCACTGCTGCACTGGGATCAAGCCACTTATATGCCTGCCGGCGGCGCACCGGCACGAGGTCGCCAACTCGCTACCCTAAGACAAATCGCCCACGAAAAATTTACCGATCCCGTTATTGGGCAACTGCTAGAAGATTTAAAACCCTACGAAGACAGCCTCTCCTACGACTCCAACGAAGCCAGTCTCATCCGGATCGCCCGCCTCAGCTACAACCGATCTGTTTGCGTACCGGCATCCTTCATGGCAGAACTTTCTCAACACCGATCGGCATCCTACGAAGCTTGGGCGAAAGCCAGACCGGCCAACGACTTTACCATTGTTCAGCCTTACCTAGAAAAGACCTTGGATTTAAGCCGCGAATTGGCCGGCTTTTTTCCTGGATACGAGCATATCGCCGACCCACTAATTGACTTTTCAGATGCCGACATGAAAGCATCTACCCTGAGACAGATATTTAGCCGGCTGCGCCAAGAACTCGTGCCAATCGTCGAGCAGATCACCTCCCAACCGGCAGCCGATGATGCCTTCCTGCACCAGCATTTTCCCGAAACCAAGCAACTAGAATTTAGCCGCCGGATCATTGAGCGCATCGGCTACGACTTCAAACGAGGCCGGCAAGACAAAACTCTGCATCCCTTCATGACCCGATTTTCCACCGGCGATGTTCGTATCACCACCCGCGTCTACGAAAACGATCTGGGACAAGGACTATTCAGCAGCATCCACGAAGCCGGTCACGCCATGTATGAACAAGGCATCTCCCGTGAATTTGAAGGCACCCCCCTAGCCAGTGGCGTCTCCTCCGGCGTCCACGAAAGCCAATCTCGCCTGTGGGAAAACCTCGTCGGGCGCAGCCGGGGTTTTTGGGAATGCTTCTATCCCCAACTGCAAGGCGTCTTCCTCAGAGAACTTGGCAATATTTCCATTCACAAATTCTACCGGGCAATTAACAAAGTCGCCCGCTCTCTGATCCGCACCGACGCTGACGAAGTCACCTATAACCTGCACGTCACAATTCGCTTCGATCTAGAATTAGCCATGCTCGAAGGTTCCCTGTCGGTGCGCGACCTCCCCGAAGCCTGGAACGAGCGTTACCGCAGCGATCTCGGCCTCGTCCCTGCCACAGACAGCGAAGGCGTCATGCAAGACGTACATTGGTATAGTGGCGTGATTGGCGGGATGTTTCAAGGCTACACCCTCGGCAACCTGATGAGCGCCCAGTTTTATGAAACAGCCCTCAATATCAATCCAGAAATTCCCGTTGATATTGAGCGAGGCAATTTCACCAGCCTGCATCAGTGGCTTCAAGAAAACATCTATCAGCATGGACGCAAGTACACTGCAGATGAATTGCTAGAACGCGTCACCGGCAGTCCTTTAAGCGTCGAACCCTTCATCCGCTACATTCGGGGCAAATACAGCGAATTGTACCCGATGTAACGGCTGCCAGATTTTAACGCTTTTTATACTCCAGAGGGAGTTTCACTCAGGGCAGCATTTTGTAACTTAGTGGTTGTAAAAGCTATTAATTTCTACAAGCGAGGCTTCATGTCTGATTTGTTACAAATTGTTATCGAAAGTAGTGAAAAAAGCGATCTCCGGCAATTTATCAGTGATATCCGACAACAAGAAAAACGATATTTACTGAGAAATGACATCTTGACGGCCTTCGCAAACTTCTGCATCAATTACCAAAAACCCGAAGAGTTTGCTCATTCTTCCCATTTAGGTAAATTTATTTCCGAAACTCAAGAAATTATCATTGAGGAGGGCAGTATCTGTCTGATCGTGCGCCCCAAAATTGCCTCGCAAGAAATTTACCGGCTCACGGAAGACTTGAAAATTGATCGCCTGACTGCCCAAGAGTTACTGGATGTTCGCGATCTCTTCGTCAACCACTTTCACCCCAATGAGGGAGATGTATTTGAGATTGATTTCGGGCCGTTTTACGATTACTCCCCTACAATTCGCGACCCGAAAAACATTGGTAAAGGAGTGCAATTCCTTAACCGATATTTATCCAGCAAACTCTTTCAAGACCCCAAACAATGGCTGGCGGCGCTGTACGATTTTTTGAGCGTGCACCGCTACAATGGCATTCAACTACTGATTAACGAACGCATTAAAAACCAGCAGCAGCTTTCTGATCGGATCAAGCAAGCGATCAAATTTGTCGGTGCTCGTCCAACGGATGAACCCTACGAGAACTTCCGCTTGGATCTGCAAGTCATGGGTTTTGAACCCGGATGGGGTAACACTGCCGGCAGAGTGCGCGAAACGTTGGAAATACTCGATGAACTGATAGACTCGCCTGACGATGCCGTTCTCGAAGCTTTCATCTCCCGCATTCCGATGATCTTCCGCATCGTTTTGGTGTCTGTGCATGGATGGTTTGGCCAAGAAGGAGTTCTAGGCCGGCCTGACACCGGCGGCCAAGTCGTCTACGTCCTCGACCAAGCCAAAAGCTTAGAAACGCAACTACAAGAGGAACTTTCCCTCGCCGGTTTAGATGCTTTGGGTGTGGAACCCAAAGTGATTATTCTCAGCCGGTTGATTCCCAACAGTGATGGCACCCGCTGCAACCAACGCTTGGAAAAAGTTCACGGAACCGATAACGCTTGGATTTTGCGCGTTCCCTTCCGCGACTTTAATTCCAACATCACCCAGCACTGGATTTCCCGGTTTGAGATTTGGCCTTATCTAGAAACCTACGCTATTGATGCCGAAAAAGAACTGCTGGCAGAATTTCAAGGCCGGCCTGACTTCATCATCGGCAACTACTCTGATGGCAACTTAGTCGCCTTCTTACTAGCACGTCGCCTCAAGGTTACTCAGTGCATTGTTGCCCACGCCCTAGAAAAATCGAAATATTTGTTCAGTAACCTTTACTGGCAAGAATCAGAAAATTCCTATCACTTCTCGTTGCAGTTCACCGTCGATTTAATTGCGATGAACGCTGCTAATTTTGTTATCAGCAGCACCTATCAAGAAATTGTGGGAACGCCAGATAGCGTGGGGCAGTATGAGTCTTACAAGCGCTTCACAATGCCGGATTTATATCACGTTGTTAATGGAATTGAGTTATTCAGTCCCAAATTTAACGTCGTGCCGCCTGGAGTGAATGAGAGCGTATATTTTCCCTACAGCCGGCAAGAAGACCGGCTCAGCAGCGTCCGCGAACGTCTTGAAGACTTGCTTTTCCATCAAGAAGACCCCGCTCACATATTTGGCAGACTCGACGATCCCAGCAAGCGCCCGCTGTTTTCAATGGCACGCCTCGACCGAATTAAAAACCTCACCGGCTTGGCAGAATGCTTTGGAAAGAGTCAGGCGTTGCAAGAGAGATGCAACTTAATTTTGGTTGCCGGTAAATTACACGTTAATGAGTCAACCGATCACGAAGAACTCAGCGAAATGGAGAAGCTTTACCGGCTCATTGACGAATACAATTTGCACGGACGTATTCGCTGGTTGGGAGTGCGTTTACCCAAGAGTGACTCCGGCGAAATTTACCGCGTGATTGCCGATCATGAAGGGATTTTTGTCCAGCCGGCCTTATTTGAAGCTTTTGGGTTAACAATTTTGGAAGCCATGATCTGCGGCGTTCCTACCTTTGGTACTCAATTTGGCGGACCGTTGGAAATCATCAAAGATAAAGTCAACGGATTTTACATCAACCCCACAAACTTAGAAGAAACCGCTGAAAGAATCTTGGACTTTATTGCCAAATGTGACCAAAATCCCAACTACTGGCACCAAATCTCCAAAGCCGGTATCGAGCGGGTTTACAGCACCTATACTTGGAAAATCCACACTACGCGGCTGCTATCTTTAGGCAAAATTTACGGTTTCTGGAACCACACTTCCAAAGAAAACCGCGAGGATATGCTGCGCTATATCGAGTCGCTGTTTTATCTACTCTATAAACCACGCGCCAAACAACTTCTCGAACAACATCAGCAACGCTAAGAGAGGGGCATGGGGCAAGGCTGCGCCAACCTAAAGGTAGGGGCACTGGCTATTTCTTCCCGCTCTGCAACTAGCCCCTAGTCCCTAGCCTCCCAAACTGCGTGCCGCGCCATGTAATTCGGGTGCGGGAGTTTCAGACTCTTTAGCATTCAACTTGCGGTTAAATTCACGAATTCGGCGAGATAAAAGACGAATAATATTGACCGCAATTCCTGGGGTTTCCTCAATTGCATCGTAGAGTTGCTGCTGCGTTAGCATCAGACAGTCACAGGGTTCCAAAGTCGTGACAGAAGCCGAACGAGGTTCAGCATCAAACAACGACATCTCACCAAAACAAGCACCTTGGTCAAGTTGTGCCAGATCCTGCTCTGCAAGGTGAACCCGGACTCGCCCAGAAACGACAATGTAGAGGGAACGCCCCTCTTGCCCTTGAGTAAAAATCGTGTGCTGAGCTGGAAATGAAAGCTCATCCATTACAGAAGCCAACCGGACGAGAAAATCATCCCGTAGCTCTTTAAATATCGGGACTCCCCTGACAAATAATAGGCGGTCAACGCTAGTCAGCATTTAAGTTGTTCATCCTCAGGATTCCGGTTGCCTCTAGAGAAACGATTGATCGGGAACGTTGAATGATGAGGGGAAGAACAGTTTAATTCATCATTCATCCTTCATTAAGTTGCCTCAAATCCGGCTATCCCCGGATAATTGGAAGCGCGGTTCATTTCGCCGGCCTGGTCGAAATACCCCCGCCCCGATGCGGCTTCTGCTGAATTGCTAACACCTAATTCAGCCATCATCTGCTTGACTTGGGCAGCAACGAGGCGATCTGGATCGTCTTGCAGCATTGGTAGCAATTCTACCAATGCGCGTGGCGAAGCAACTCCCAGGTAGGCAAGTACCGACTCGCGCACCAAACCTCTGGGATGGCGCAGACAAGCGAGTGTCTGATCCGCCGTCAGACTCCAACGGGCGGATCTAGCCAGATGGAAACAGCAAGCCAGGGGCCAATCGGAGAGGAAGTGACGTAATTCCAGCAGCCGGCGTAAGCGATCACTAGGGTTCATGGGTTGATAAACCAGGAGTTCTGACAGGTTTTGCAGTTTTTCCCGATCCTCACGCCGGTCTAACACACTCAGCAGCGCTCGTTTAGTCGGAATATCCAAAGTATTATCTAAAATTTCCAGCCCCCGCGCCATATTCGACCGCGAACCCGATTTCAAGTTAAATGAGGCGGCCTGAATGCTCGTGTGGGGGTAAAGAAACTTCATCAGCAAAAATAACCGATCTACCGCATCCGCTTGCAGATCCCGCAGCGCCCGTCGCAACAGTTCTGCTTCCTCACCGGCAACTTGTTCTGCCGGCAGATCCACCAGTGCTGCATAAAGTTGACCGAGGAACCTCAATTCCTGGTCAATCAACGTTTCTACGCCACTACGACCCAAACGATCCAACACCCCTTCAATCCCGGCTTCTTGGGGCATTTTTAGCAGAATGCGGAGAATATTTCGCCGGGTTGTACCCCAAGCCGTCATCAAGTGAGAAGCCAGGGCGTCAAGGGCTTCCCGCGTGCCGATTTGGCCCAGCGCACTCCAAGCGTGCATCCGCACTAAATCAGGCTTGTGAGCATCTTCTGCAAGTACCACAAGCGGGTTAATAATTTCGTTGTCTAATCGAACCAAGGCACGCAGGGCAGCTTCGCGGGTGGATTTATAGTAAAGTCCACGCAGCAGAGAAGGATAATATTCCTCTAAGTGTGTGGAGGCGATCACCTCCAGCAGAGCGCAGCGCACCCGCAACGATTCATCCTGTAGGAGGTTGGGGATATAAAGTCGCAAGCCTTGCAAATAATCGGCCTCGCCCAGCGCCCGACAGCCCATTACCCGTTCCCGTTCTTGTTTATGGGTGAGCATCCGCCGCAGGGCGTTAGTGGCTTCGGCTTTTTGCTCCCGGTTGCCCCGGCGCATGATCAGGGAAGCAGCGGTTCCGCGTACCACGGGGTCTACTTGGGGTTGCAAATAAGGTCTTAAAGCTTGAATATCTGGGGCTTTCTCGGTGAGCCAGACGTAGCGCAGGCCCAAGGCTAGGACTTCTGGCGGCAGGGTATGCTCGATCAGTGCCCGAACTTGGGGGAGGTAGGCAGGACTGGGATGATTGAGCATTGTCTCCAGACTTTGGCGCTGCAAAGCCGGCGGCAGCGTTACCAGCAGTGGCGCGAGAACTTCACCAACATTGTTGGGATCGATTTGGGTGAGGAGTTCAATACAAGAGCGTTTATCGGCTTCTGTACCGGGCTTTTCTAAGGTGTCTACCACGGCACGTTTGAGGACACGCAGATCCACGTCTGTCACCCCCAGCCGGCCCCTCTCAGCACTGGAGACGAGCAAGCCGACATAGCGAGATCGCAGCATCCAAACGACGTACATCCAAGCCACGGCTAAGAGTACAATCTGCCCGACGAAAATCCATCCTTCTAATTGCACAACTGCGGCATCTGTCGCTTTGGGCAGTACAAAGCGACAGAACCAAATCGTTGCAAAAATCAACAAGCCTATGACGCCATCGGATAGCGGCTCAGCAATGCCATTGACAACGGCCTGCACGTCATCCCGATTGGCTTCTGGGATGGGTTGGAATAAGACCGGGCTAACGCCTTCAAATAGGGTGTAGTGTAAGAGTTCTTCAAAAAATTTGAGAATCACCAAACCGGAAAATAGGGGCAACAGGTTTGTAACAGAAGTGATGACGGAACCCAGTCCGATCACAGCTAAACCAGCCGGTAAGATGATAGCGGAGCCAAACACGCCCATGCGTTCAACGAGCCGGCTAGAGATAAACCACTGCATCACCAGTTCAAACATACCTAGGACGCCGTTGAAAACGCCGATGAACGCGGCGATGCCGAGACTTTTATCGCCTAAATCTTGCTGTTCTAACTCGCTGAGGAATTGAAAATCTACCAGGATATTCAGCAGTTCAGCAAGGACAAAAAAGGCGATTACGGGGACGACGTAGTGCTGGATGGGACCGCGTAGCCGTTTGTTGGTGAATTCTGCCTGTTCATCCTCTTCTTCTCTGAGGGGAGAGTCGGGAAATGCTTGCTGGTAAGTTTGACTGAGATAGTACAGGATGCCGGCTCCTAGCACCATCATCAAGCAAGCCATGAGAATGACATTATTTAGCCCGACTAAATTGAGAAAGAAGGGCAGGGAAAAACCACTCACGACATCGGCAAGCAAGATGCCGCTACTGATGATCGGGTAGGTGCGTTTAATTTCCCGAATGTTAAAGAGTTGGTTGGCGGTGATGGAGGTGTTGAGATCGTTGAGGACGTAGATTCCATCCAGCCACAGGCGCATCAGAAAGACGGTGATACCTAGTATCACCGGCAGCCCTAATCCAACCCGAAACAGCAGCAGGGGGGCTGCCATGATCAGGGCAATCAACACAATCACTCGGCGCAGGGGCAGGATGCTTTGCAGCCACGTATACAGTGCGCCTAAAGCAGAACCAATTACGGCACCGGAGATATAAATCCACGGCAGCTGTTCTGCGCCATATTCGTCTAAGAACAGTCCAACTGTGCTGGCTTCTAGCCAGAGAACTCCCACAGAAGTTGCTGTGTAGAAGGCGAACATCAGGAAGGTTCGTTCTGCTTCCTCTGGCCGCAAATTCACCCACTGTAGAAGTATCTGCCCCCATCTTCCCCCAAACCGCTGATCTCTCAGTTCCATGCCCCGTTAATTCCTGTGTTGTAGATATCCGAAGATGGCTTTTGTGCTAGCTGTTCGGTCAGTCGGTCGGGGTTGGTTTTGCGGGTAAATTGTCTGCAATTGAGCCAAAATTGCGCTCTCACACTCGCCCGTACCAGTCAGATGTCTATTGTGCTATCAGTTGTTAGTTTTTTGTCACTGAACTCTGAATGCTTCACCAACCACGAACCGATGAGCTAACTTGCCTTTGGAGGATTCACCGGCATTGCTAGCTTCTGAGGAGGACAAACCGCCTTGTCGCGTTCCCCACTCGCCGGTAGGGGTGCGAGTGGCGCATCTATCTTAGGCAGCGCTATCGTCAAGGCGTAGCGCTGCCCACTTGTCCATCCCGCATTTGAGCCGGTGTCAGCTCTTGCTTATGCGACTGATGTTATTACTTTTTGGGGGAGAGCAACATCATCATACTACGCCCCTCTTTTTTGGGCGCTTGCTGAACTTCGGCGACTTCTTGCAAATCTGTTGCCATCCGCTTCAGTAAGTCTTCTGCCAAGTCTGTATGTTGAATTTCTCGGCCCCGGAACATAATGGTTGCTTTAACCTTATCTCCATCGTGCAGAAAGCGCTTTGCTTGATTGATCCGAACTTGGTAGTCGTGATCTTCAATCTTGTAGCGCATTTTCACTTCTTTGACTTCAGCAGTGTGTTGCTTTTTCTTAGCTTCGCGGGCTTTTTTCTCCTGTTCAAACTTAAACTTGCCGTAGTCCATAATCCGGCAAACGGGTGGATCTGCCTTGTCACTCACAAGCACGAGATCCAGTTCCTTTTCATAAGCTTGACGCAAAGCATCTTGCGGCGTCATGATTCCCAACTGTCCTCCGTCGGTATCAATAACGCGTATCTTGGGAAAGCGAATTCTTTCGTTAATTTGGGGTAAATCGCGATTCGGGCGTCTCTTTTCTATCACAGGCGTTATAAGGTATGAGGTGATGGGAGCTGTTAGTTAAGGGTTTGCGTGGGCTATTGGGTGAGTCAGTAAACGGCCTCAAACTTTTATCAAAAAATGTCATGATTGAGGCATTCATGAAGAAGGCGATTATTATACCGTATTCAATCCATGCACAATGTATGTGAACTTGTAATTGCCATTCTACTCAGTCTGACTG encodes:
- a CDS encoding Crp/Fnr family transcriptional regulator produces the protein MLTSVDRLLFVRGVPIFKELRDDFLVRLASVMDELSFPAQHTIFTQGQEGRSLYIVVSGRVRVHLAEQDLAQLDQGACFGEMSLFDAEPRSASVTTLEPCDCLMLTQQQLYDAIEETPGIAVNIIRLLSRRIREFNRKLNAKESETPAPELHGAARSLGG
- a CDS encoding HEAT repeat domain-containing protein, with amino-acid sequence MELRDQRFGGRWGQILLQWVNLRPEEAERTFLMFAFYTATSVGVLWLEASTVGLFLDEYGAEQLPWIYISGAVIGSALGALYTWLQSILPLRRVIVLIALIMAAPLLLFRVGLGLPVILGITVFLMRLWLDGIYVLNDLNTSITANQLFNIREIKRTYPIISSGILLADVVSGFSLPFFLNLVGLNNVILMACLMMVLGAGILYYLSQTYQQAFPDSPLREEEDEQAEFTNKRLRGPIQHYVVPVIAFFVLAELLNILVDFQFLSELEQQDLGDKSLGIAAFIGVFNGVLGMFELVMQWFISSRLVERMGVFGSAIILPAGLAVIGLGSVITSVTNLLPLFSGLVILKFFEELLHYTLFEGVSPVLFQPIPEANRDDVQAVVNGIAEPLSDGVIGLLIFATIWFCRFVLPKATDAAVVQLEGWIFVGQIVLLAVAWMYVVWMLRSRYVGLLVSSAERGRLGVTDVDLRVLKRAVVDTLEKPGTEADKRSCIELLTQIDPNNVGEVLAPLLVTLPPALQRQSLETMLNHPSPAYLPQVRALIEHTLPPEVLALGLRYVWLTEKAPDIQALRPYLQPQVDPVVRGTAASLIMRRGNREQKAEATNALRRMLTHKQERERVMGCRALGEADYLQGLRLYIPNLLQDESLRVRCALLEVIASTHLEEYYPSLLRGLYYKSTREAALRALVRLDNEIINPLVVLAEDAHKPDLVRMHAWSALGQIGTREALDALASHLMTAWGTTRRNILRILLKMPQEAGIEGVLDRLGRSGVETLIDQELRFLGQLYAALVDLPAEQVAGEEAELLRRALRDLQADAVDRLFLLMKFLYPHTSIQAASFNLKSGSRSNMARGLEILDNTLDIPTKRALLSVLDRREDREKLQNLSELLVYQPMNPSDRLRRLLELRHFLSDWPLACCFHLARSARWSLTADQTLACLRHPRGLVRESVLAYLGVASPRALVELLPMLQDDPDRLVAAQVKQMMAELGVSNSAEAASGRGYFDQAGEMNRASNYPGIAGFEAT
- the infC gene encoding translation initiation factor IF-3, yielding MTPVIEKRRPNRDLPQINERIRFPKIRVIDTDGGQLGIMTPQDALRQAYEKELDLVLVSDKADPPVCRIMDYGKFKFEQEKKAREAKKKQHTAEVKEVKMRYKIEDHDYQVRINQAKRFLHDGDKVKATIMFRGREIQHTDLAEDLLKRMATDLQEVAEVQQAPKKEGRSMMMLLSPKK